Proteins encoded together in one Colius striatus isolate bColStr4 chromosome 3, bColStr4.1.hap1, whole genome shotgun sequence window:
- the SBK1 gene encoding serine/threonine-protein kinase SBK1, with protein MSVGSLEQEPARKLACCGVPLITEDMQALAIRTLSGTDVTKHYELIRELGKGTYGKVDLVSHKSTGTKMALKFVNKSKTKLKNFLREFSITNTLSSSPFIIKVFDVVFETEDCYVFAQEYAPGGDLFDIIPPQVGLPEELVKRCVQQLGLALDYMHSKSLVHRDIKPENVLLFDRECRRVKLADFGMTRKVGCRVKRISGTIPYTAPEVCQAGRAEGFAVDASVDVWAFGVLIFCVLTGNFPWEAAAASDAFFEEFVRWQKGRLAGLPSQWRRFTDGALRMFQRLLALDPEKRCPVKEVFYFLKCDLMSEARRRPSYRSRKHAGDKLPPAPHRHDAAAPCTPAPLKRTVLTEGSGAPRAAEPPAGPPGAAARTDARQDKGKGQMVLATAIEICV; from the exons ATGAGCGTGGGCTCGCTTGAGCAGGAGCCGGCGCGCAAGCTGGCGTGCTGCGGGGTGCCGCTCATCACCGAGGACATGCAGGCGCTGGCCATCCGCACGCTCTCGGGCACCGACGTCACCAAGCACTACGAGCTCATCCGCGAGCTGGGCAAGGGCACCTACGGCAAGGTTGACCTGGTGTCCCACAAAAGCACAG GCACCAAGATGGCCCTGAAGTTCGTCAACAAGAGCAAGACGAAGCTGAAGAACTTCCTGCGGGAGTTCAGCATCACCAACAcgctctcctccagccccttcaTCATCAAGGTCTTCGACGTGGTGTTCGAGACCGAGGACTGCTACGTGTTCGCTCAGGAGTACGCGCCCGGCGGGGACCTGTTCGACATCATCCCGCCCCAG GTGGGTCTCCCCGAGGAGCTGGTGAAGCGCTGCGTGCAGCAGCTGGGCCTGGCCCTGGACTACATGCACAGCAAGAGCCTGGTGCACCGCGACATCAAGCCCGAGAACGTGCTGCTGTTCGACCGCGAGTGCCGCCGGGTGAAGCTGGCCGACTTCGGCATGACGCGCAAGGTGGGCTGCCGCGTGAAGCGCATCAGCGGCACCATCCCCTACACGGCGCCCGAGGTGTGCCAGGCCGGCCGCGCCGAGGGCTTCGCCGTGGACGCCAGCGTCGACGTCTGGGCTTTCGGGGTGCTCATCTTCTGCGTCCTCACCGGCAACTTCCCctgggaggcggcggcggcctcGGACGCCTTCTTCGAGGAGTTCGTGCGGTGGCAGAAGGGGCGGCTGGCGGGGCTGCCCTCGCAGTGGCGGCGCTTCACCGACGGCGCCCTGCGCATGTTCCAGCGCCTCTTGGCGCTCGACCCCGAGAAGCGGTGCCCGGTCAAGGAGGTTTTTTACTTCCTCAAGTGCGACCTGATGAGCGAGGCGCGGCGCCGGCCGTCCTACCGCTCCCGCAAGCACGCCGGCGACAAGCTGCCGCCCGCGCCGCACCGCCACGACGCCGCCGCGCCCTGCACGCCCGCCCCGCTCAAGAGGACCGTGCTGACGGAAGGCAGCGGCGCCCCCCGAGCCGCCGAGCCCCCCGCGGGCCCCCCGGGCGCGGCCGCCAGGACAGACGCCCGCCAGGACAAGGGCAAAGGGCAGATGGTGTTGGCCACAGCCATAGAGATCTGCGTCTGA